The stretch of DNA atcaatactaaCTCCTATCTTGCACGTAtgctttatctctctatctctctttaagaCTCATCTCGACGTGTACGTTATTGTCTTCCTTCTAACAACGATTAGTCACGTATTCATtgtgaaatttaaatatttcatgacATTTTCAAGCTTCGTCGAATGTccttgataaaaaagaaatttgtgtgagaaattaaaaagatattgaaaaaaaaaaaaataagcaaaaaaagaaaaagaaaaagaagaagaagaaaaggaaaagaaaaagaaaactgacaaataaataattaaacaaataaataaataaaaactaaccGGTTTTTGGAAAGCGGCCGTAGATATAAATAGAAGTACCtcgtgcgtgcatgcgtgcgtgctATGATGCTTTTAAACATAGTTTTGGCAGCGAGAAACGTCAAACCGCTTCAGAGTCTTGAAGCGTGTGGATCGCGAATTTTGTCGAgaattcgagaaaaagaaaaagcaagaaaaagagaaatagaaagaaaaaaagagagagagagagagagagagagagagaaaacaaaattcaaatttGTCTCTTACaaagaaacatttcttttttttaaacaaaattttcatatcgataaattcgaaacgatttcaacgatcataatttttttttcttcctttatctcagtctttatcatcatcatcgaaaACACAAAGGCGATCTtggtgagaagaaaaaaaacagagaataaaagaaaagagagagaaatagagaaagagagagcgagagagagagagagagagagagagagagagagaaagagagaaagagagaaagaaaaagagaaagagcagaAGAGATGAAAAGTGCATTGGAAAAGTGCGACAAGGAGAACCAGCGACCGATGGAAGTGGTTGCACTCGAGGAGAATGCGGAGGACATCGAAGAGGAAGAGTAAAAATCAAAAGCAACACAGAAACAACCTATTCGTGTATCGTGCGTGTGTGTCCGTCCTTCCTtagtgtgtgtatgcgtgagcgtatatgtatatgtttgccATGAGTCTGTTAaatatctctcttcctttctctttctttctctctctctctctcattttttttgtctaatATATTACTTACTATTTGCAGTCATCAcagtttttcttttgcattcaTCGCTTTATCAGCTTCTCAGTTAAACGGAATTAGCAtcgtcattttatttcttaggatttcttttaatatatatacatatattaagaTTTAACTTATTAACTAGATTCCCTTGAATTTCAaacttaaatattaaatatacgatGTTTACGAGTGTTCATGcgtgcttatatatatatatatatatatatatatatatatgtgtgtgtgtgtgtgtgtgtgtgtgtgtgaacatgcccgtgtatatatgtatgtatatattagataCTCAGTTTGTTTTAGTATCTACTtgcttaattattaattacatcaaCTTCTAGTACTTGCTAGCTTCCCGTTAAACTTCGAAAGTTATTTTCAAACGTTCCTAGCTCGTTACGGTCTTTGCGTTAATTAACCTTGAAAGTTCCCTTTCCTATGCATGATTTTCCATTTTTGTGACATTGACTAACTGTGGTCAGCTGATAGCAAAATCTAATTAATGAGATTTTTCGTTTGAATTGGATCAGAGCCATAAGAAAGAGACTCATTGATATCTTTTAGAgatattcatattcttttaattacgGGCGAAAGAAACAATAGttccttcttttaatttcatttctttcatcattattgtttttctttttttcttatttttttttcttctttgtttacttctcttttttttgtaatcgaaaaattaacatttccaatagttcgaaaatttatattaaatggaTTTAGTTTtgacattctttttatttctttcaacaaAGTCTCTCGATACagatttgtaatataatttcatgatgttgtttcattcgaaattgtataaaaaaaaaaagaaaaaaaaattgttgttcttcttttcAGCAATATCTTCTATCAATATTTCTCGTTACAATGACAATCAATTCGTCTTTTAGTAATTTCATAGCAATATTTTAtccaagatagaaagattgattttttttttcaatcgaaaatattaaatctattatattctgcaattaaaaattaatgaataatattattcatttttttaagaataatcattatcaatttgtacaatttaataaaattattattattattattattattattatttttgtcggcAAATTCGTTTACATTTGAAAGATAATTACTTTCGTTTAAATCACAATCGTTTTGCACGCCATGCTGTGTCAAGCTATTAACGAGCTCATTTAAGTTACCATCACTTTTACCAGAACGATGTAATTTTAACTGTTTGCTTTGCGGTTTAAGTGCGATGTCGCCGAGTAATAGATGCGTGGACGATGCTATAAACGACGTTATCCTGGAGAAGCTACGAAGTTTCGCGCCAAAACCACAAGAAGGTGGGGAAACATTCAGAAGTATTATAGCTAAGATACACGCACGAGTCACGTCTTCAggtaatcatttaattttgataaaaaaaaaagaaatatatatatatatatatatatatatataattatctatttatttctattaattttaattctctataactcaatttttctattacctgtttaaatagaaacatttatttaatgtaatacttataatgtaatttataaatgataaagtcATATGACTTTAaaagtacatatttataatacttttatttatttattttctttttaagattcattttattttatctcttcatcaaattaatttaattcatgTTCGAAgtttttataatgttttattatattgatatagtataattataatgtatattatctatgtaattttattatattaatattaaaaaaagaaagaaagaaagagagagagagaaagagagagagagagaaagagtttatcaaataatactatattaatatattaacttggaatatttttgggcaattaattttttcaataaataaaatttcatatcatatataattgttGCGTAGACACATGACCAAAAATTGAGTTATAACTGGCTAAATAAATCGggaaaataagaatttatctacaaatcttatattttttaccacttatttacttatctacaaatgaattttctaatatatcgttctttttattttcaatgaaaattttaccCTTAATACTTTACCCTTATCTAAAATCTCAGGAACAAACAGGGGGAAACTACTAAGGTTTATTTTAAGAACGATATCACGTTAATTGATCTACGAGAAAAGATCAAAGTACTAGTACGTTAGATCGATTCAGATAttaaaacgaaatagaaattCGGGTAATAGATATGTTAAGAGTGGAATTTTGGctttaaaacaaattttgtaGGAAGCttactatatttcttttgtacaATGGAAACATTGTATTTCCTAATGTTTCTCAGATCTTTAAATCACTTAGTCaagatacaaaataataaattttaattgttatcaaCATTACTCTTTAATACGTTTATACTTAAgtacaaaattaaattatacatagCAACTTATAACTCACAAAATTGTGAAATGAAAATTCAGGTCGCTTAAGAGATATATAACTTGGACTTTATGCGCTCGTTCAAGTTCTTCTTCTGAAACCTACTTCTAGAGATAACCCGATTTATATAGAATTAGATTGTGACTACGTAAACGTTATATTTCGAACGACGTCAAAcgtttttgaaaatttcgatacaatctatgaaaaaaaaaaaaaaaaaaaaaaaataaataaatagataaaaacttTCGACTGCACGTGTCTCTCATTTCTCATCGTAATTGATTCGAAtcgatgttttttctttttctttttttttttgtttgcgaaaagaagagaaaaagaagaagaagaagaagaaaaagaagaagaaaaagagaaataatactaataataataataaaaacgagcAACTCTAAATTTCACATCAAATCGTGTTCAGTTTGACTATGATATTTCTCGAACAGATGTGTAAACTGACTTATGAGATATTAACATCTGGATGTGAATGATCTCGTTATTTCTGAGAATTCgtattaaagattaataaaaaaaaatattacataagaaCTTTCGTCAGACGATCTGATATATTATTAGTTGGCTGTTATCCAACTAACGAATGATATCCGGACAATACATACTGGAATGATAGAATCGATAGCTATTGAAATTGGGCCAATGTGATATGaacattttatcttattcCGTACCTAATTGAATTCCattcaaatagaaaaatgtcGATGCACTCGAATGAGTTACATCGATTTCGTTTCTAATAGAAATTGTTCTCTAATTCATATTGTCATTCTCAAATCatatgtttacatatatatatatacaatcatatgtttacatatatatatatatatatatatatatatatatatatatatatattctattattacaaAAGTTTACATTTTCTCTTAAGTGCTTTAAAGTTGGCAAATAAATTAACTTAAATCGAATAGAAAGGCCTTGttagaaatatatcaaataacaGATTAAATCATTGTTGACATTGGAACGGCAAATAACTTTCGAATGATAAATTGAACCTATGggttacatatattttttcacgTAGTTGCGCTCATGGCATTGATCCGAATTGGCTTGGTGTCAATTCTGAAAGTTGTATTACACCATCTTAACCATGAACACGTAAACAGTATGTTCGTTATCTCATCATAGTTGTAGCATCTTTCTTCACAGCTGTTCATTTGGTTATTCATATTTCTTTGCCAAGAAAATGTATGTTTGCTTTGttgcaaaaaaagagaacatatatgtatatatatatgtatatatatatatatatatatatatatatatatatatatatatatatatataatttatcgtgATTGATACGAGGATGTTGTggcataattaaaaaaaaatgtttatatcaaTACATGcattaattgatatatatattttttttatttacaattatttttacgatcgtaaattttatttattgttctatttaatattcaattgaacaatgttatatatacatacatacatatgcattgtCAGTAAaactttttactttattttttagacCGACGAGTTCGCGAACGTACTTTGGAGAAGTTATGGTGTAAGAATTCTGGTGCTATGGAGATTTTTATTACCACTCTTGAGGTAAACTTTATCGAGATAAAGTTTcgactttataaatattttatgacaGAGTTCCATggataaaaatactttttcttttatatatatatatatatatatatatatatatatataaacttataaCTTTTAACAAATACATAAACTTGTAACTTTTGTACTTTGCATTCAACATGGTTTCAATTTATAGTAAAGCATACATCGGTGatcttcaataataatattacatatattatttatttatttctttttctttttatttgcagaatgaattatgaaaatattatttaattttatataatttatttctgtgacaataaatcttattttatctGTCAGTTTTGATATGATacgatatgataattataatatgaattttataatatacatacatacatactttaaAGGATGTATTTTTAGTAAAtgatcaaatgaaaaaaaatcacaaaacGAAAGTCAAGCGAAACGTGTTCGTTGGTTAATACTTCCACACCATCTGGACTTGATTAAGCGTTTCTGATAACTATAAAAGTATTCGAGTTTCGTACACGAAATAGTAGCGTGACAAAGTCGCATTAACGAGTTATGCACTCTTGTGTCAATCTATCTCGGAAAGGATTACTAAACTAGAAACCcgttcgtttttatttctaatgagTGTTGCACGAACGAACTATGAGTTTTAATTGCGTGACGATCGAaatctttttcgttatttaaaatcaagtcaagttttaaatcaaatcgagttatttaaaaataaaaaggaaagatgatataaaaatcgtggtcgtcgaataattttatgaataaagataattctattaataaaattataatgataataataaaaaaaaaaacaaaaaagcgaTTTTTGTATGCAACGAATtttacaaataacaataataatatttcgtttttcaatttcgtttttcaatttcgtttttcgtattaataaataaaatattaaaatgaataattctatttttttctttctttttttttctttttttttttacagaattCCAAGGATTACGTGTTGAATTGTAGTATAACTGGTATATTACACGAATGTATATCACCAAAAATGACAAAGGGCAAATCGAAAGgaaacaagaacaaaaatgcaacaagtaatattaacttataaattaatcgttatcattgatCTATGTagttaataatctttatatgaTCGCAtctaatgtacatatatctacgttataatacttatgttttaataactttgtcgaatagaaatgtttaaataagtaaGTTTGAGATAAGAATGAACTCtttatcgtttcctttttctctttttttttttcttttttttcttttttaattaggAAACAGTAACCGAATGGCGGTCATTCAACTGATCAATTCCGGGATCACGCAAGTCCTAGTTAAACTTTTAATGAATTTGCAGCATATGGATAGTATTTCTTCGGAAGTCCTTGTACAAGAAGTTCTTTGGATTTTGGGACAGgtaaatgtgtatataataataataataataataataataataataataataataataataatagtaataataataaataatagattataaacaatagatatggaaatgatatattaaatttatttataaatttgtttgtaGGTTTGCCAAAGGGATCAGAAATTTGTaacgaaattgaaaaattcaaattatgtcaaaatatttcatacgCTCCTTCAACAACATTACAACAACGGTAAAACAATTCTTCCTTTGTTGCTGATAATCAAAGTTTTTGCTAAAAATTGTAAGTATCGTTATAAGTTTAATATTACGATATCGATCATATAGATTGAATCGTTTATTagctgaatatatatatatatatatatatatatatatatatcttttttttttcatagcaTTTTCTCAACAAGTTCTTATCAAAGATGGGATTGCCAATACATTAGAAAAGACCTTCGTTTGCATTGGTCATGTACctcatattaaattaaaagcgTTGGTCGaatgtttgaaatatttcacaatGAGCAGTAAGTatgttattctattattttattaatatcaatgatattattgatatgaaatattacaacaaaatatttattattatcattatcattatcatcatcatcatcatcatcatcaactattattaataatagttattaacattcatcactaattaattaataatatttattattatattattttatatattaattgttattattattattatattattactattattattatataattcgtatattaatatatttattaacaattattttctttttgtttttattatacaattaataatgattctcCGTCTGttccctttatctttttcctttttcttttttttctattctcagAATTATGCTGCACAAAATTTGTAAAGGCCGGAATGGTTCAACAACTGATGCGAACTTTCGAGAGATGGGAGAGATTCGACGGGCAATTGAGACTGAAGATATCCAACTACGTTCTGAACACGCTACAGCATCTTTGCGTAATAAGTAAAGTTCCTTTTACGAAAGCAAACCGCGTAGTATCCAGAAAAATTCTaagagaagcaaaaaaaggCTGACAGGTGCTTATAACGAGTTACATCGACCGTGTCCGGTTAAACGTTTGATCTGACAATCAGTAAACGTTCCatacgaattaattataagtCATTTCACAATTTCCTTTTAACACAACGACGCGTTTATATTccattttttgaaattttttggaTTTTGTATTCCGCACTTTACGGAGCTCGAAGTATCAAgggatatttgaaaaatgcgaagaagaaaggaaaagagaaaaagaaaataaacaaaaaaaaaaaataaggagaaaagaaaaatcataccTCTTAAGATAATTTTTGAACGTAATGTAGTCGAGTGGTTTAACATTTATGAATagtgtaaagaaaaagatttctcaGTTAAGTGCATGTCTCGAAGATgtattttccttcctcttgAAGAAAGCCTCTTTGGATAACTCGGAATCGTTTAAAAGACATTTCTTCTTCCCACTTTTAGAGTCTGGAAGGAAGGCTATTAAGTCTAACAATGGTCTACAGCTACTGTACCGGTTTTGTACAAACTGCCCGGAGGAAAAAGCCTACGACTGTTTATTGTCACGTATATGTGGTATAATCAATCAATGTCTGGAAAAGAAGGAGTTGCCTGTACCCGAAATGTCTCCTGCAAGGTGAACGATACTTTCAAGGTTTCCTAGATTTGATCTGtccatttttaatttacatacatatatgagaacatttattattgtttatattttaaaatatgacAATTATTGCGACAAttttattcatacatacattcattcattcattccctcactcattcattcattcattcattcattcattcatttattcattcatttatttattcattcatttatttattcatttatttatttatttatgtatttatttatttacttatttacgtaTTTTTATTCAGATTTGTCTTGCCGGAAGCAAATGCCAGGGCTAACAGCATTGAAAGTGGCAGCGACCTTGACAGTCAAGTACGTGTCGCAGTTTAGTTAGTCATATAAAATTGTGGAGAAGAGTTTGCCCAGATTCTtcaatttgaatatttcttttaaggCTAACAGCGTGGCCTCGCTTGGAAGATTATACAGTGATTTCGATTCAGGAGATGACGAAGATAGTCATAGTTCAAGGAGAACAAGTGATAAGAATTTGTATCCCAGCGAGGAAATAGACGAGAGTAAATTTTTTGCCGGAGTTTTCACGTCTcaaagaaacgaagaggaTTTGATTGGGTAAATTTCATTGGTTTCatcattgaatattatttttctttttctcttttatctctctctttctctctccttcttttttttaattttcacaaGATCTTAATATTTATCCAACATTATGAATTTTCGTTTTAGGTATAATGTTTTCTTTAAAGAGCTAGGCAATCTTCAGTTACAACTCAGTCTTGCTAAATCGTCATCAGAAAAGTTTATAGACTCGACGAATTCAACGTTTGACGACGATAAAACGTTTTCACGTTATACAAAAATATCCAAATCGAAAAGTTTCCCAAAAGATACCCATACCAATGGATCATTAAAACATCAAATTAAATCGGATAATGCAAAATCTGatttgaaaacattgaaagatATTTCATCGACTACCACTGATAGGCATGCTTATTGTTTGATAGCGAGCAAAGTGAAAAGTGTTATCAGTTTTGTCAAAGTTGCTTATCCCGATCTGATTGGTGGTGATTCATTAGGAAAACCAGAACCATTGAACAGCAAGGATAGAAAAGTTTGTCGTGCTAAATTGTTAACTTGCGTGGAAAGGGGACTACATGCTGGTACAACGATTCAAGAGATTGTTTATGATCTCGACAATGTAACAACGTCTTTGTCGTCGAATGATAGAATTACGGAAAACAAGTTACTTTGTAATTGGGACGAGAAGAGAATTGGAAAAAGGAACTTGGAGACTAAGCATTTGCAATTTGAGTCTCGTTTTGAAAGTGGAAATCTTAGGAAAGCTATTAAGGTACAATCAGAATGTTTGTTTAAACTGTGTTAACGCGTTCACTAATAATTGAACTGTAAATGATCGTTGTTAACATGTATCATCGAATCATCTATAGTCATTCAATTAACAAATCAATAGAGACATTTAATTGAAGTAGTATCATTATTCAttagttaattaaaataatcttcattaatatttcgtttaaatcAATGAGttgatcattattaaaaagattgattttttaattgtaataatcgttaattaaaatgatcatcattaatgttttatttaaattaatcaagCGATCATTGTTAATACATTGATTTCTTTTGTTCATTTACGAAATTGTATATTGAGAAGTGAACGTGTTAATTTATTCCAAATATTGACTTAGCCAAgatatatttgttttgttttatatcattttcatgCATATATCGTTTCATATCGTttctctgtatttttttttgtcttttcttgcAGATAGGCTTGAGAGAATACGATTTGATCTTAACGCCAGACGTTAACAGTGCCTCTAGACATCAATGGTTTTACTTTGAGGTTTCAAATATGGAAGCAAACGTTTCTTACACGTTTAATATCGTCAATTGCGAGAAGGCAAATTCTCAATTTAATTTCGGCATGAAGCCTATACTATTTAGCGTAACCGAGGCACAATTGGGTCGACCATATTGGGTCAGAACTGGAAcagatatttgttattatagaaattgttATCAGAGACCAACAAAAGGGAAGAACTATTTGACGACATCGTTCACTGTCACCTTTACCCATGCTTATGACGTTTGTTATCTGGCTTATCATTTCCCTTATACCTATAGCCAATTGATGACAAATATTTGGAAATGGACCAAAAAGCTTTCATCctctaatatttattttcgtgcCGAGTCACTTTGCGAATCgttaaataacaatgaaaatccAGTATTGACTATAACATCGCCAGACTCGAAGAGCAATCCTACACAAGTgagttatatatcttttatatattttattacaattaaatatttttatcctgAAACTttaagttattatcttttttgataatattatatttagaataGAAAAGTTATCTTCCTGACGTCCAGAGTCCATCCAGGTGAGAGCAACGCTTCCTGGGTAATGCATGGAACATTGGAGAGCCTTCTAAGCAATTCAACTTATGCTACTAGCTTACGTGACGATTATGTCTTCAAAATAGTACCGATGTTGAACTTAGAAGGTGTGGTCAATGGTTGGTAAGTAATaagacatgaataataataataatagaattataataccatcgatatttattacagAAGTTGAGCGTTTATCACGCTGTTGTACGATAgtattgtataaaattattgtgaGTGCGTGACTTATCGTTTAGCAGCTTAGtcaaaaagattttcaaaaaataatgaatgaagAAGTATAGgtggaagagagggagggagggagggagagagttaGATCGTTTAAGGGAGCTAGATCGTCGTACGTCCAGATAACGGAAGAGTTAATCCCTGTTATCCCTGTTATCaatcaaagaaaattaaaaggttTTCTTTGTTCATTTGGGGTTCCATTGAACTCCTCGTTTTGTGGACGTAAA from Vespa crabro chromosome 11, iyVesCrab1.2, whole genome shotgun sequence encodes:
- the LOC124428189 gene encoding cytosolic carboxypeptidase 1-like isoform X4 yields the protein MSPSNRCVDDAINDVILEKLRSFAPKPQEGGETFRSIIAKIHARVTSSDRRVRERTLEKLWCKNSGAMEIFITTLENSKDYVLNCSITGILHECISPKMTKGKSKGNKNKNATRNSNRMAVIQLINSGITQVLVKLLMNLQHMDSISSEVLVQEVLWILGQVCQRDQKFVTKLKNSNYVKIFHTLLQQHYNNGKTILPLLLIIKVFAKNSFSQQVLIKDGIANTLEKTFVCIGHVPHIKLKALVECLKYFTMSKLCCTKFVKAGMVQQLMRTFERWERFDGQLRLKISNYVLNTLQHLCVIKSGRKAIKSNNGLQLLYRFCTNCPEEKAYDCLLSRICGIINQCLEKKELPVPEMSPARFVLPEANARANSIESGSDLDSQANSVASLGRLYSDFDSGDDEDSHSSRRTSDKNLYPSEEIDESKFFAGVFTSQRNEEDLIGYNVFFKELGNLQLQLSLAKSSSEKFIDSTNSTFDDDKTFSRYTKISKSKSFPKDTHTNGSLKHQIKSDNAKSDLKTLKDISSTTTDRHAYCLIASKVKSVISFVKVAYPDLIGGDSLGKPEPLNSKDRKVCRAKLLTCVERGLHAGTTIQEIVYDLDNVTTSLSSNDRITENKLLCNWDEKRIGKRNLETKHLQFESRFESGNLRKAIKIGLREYDLILTPDVNSASRHQWFYFEVSNMEANVSYTFNIVNCEKANSQFNFGMKPILFSVTEAQLGRPYWVRTGTDICYYRNCYQRPTKGKNYLTTSFTVTFTHAYDVCYLAYHFPYTYSQLMTNIWKWTKKLSSSNIYFRAESLCESLNNNENPVLTITSPDSKSNPTQNRKVIFLTSRVHPGESNASWVMHGTLESLLSNSTYATSLRDDYVFKIVPMLNLEGVVNGCNRYGLTNEDLNRRWSNPDQSLHPVIYHTKGLMEYCTRVLQRPPHVFVDYHGHSRRKNVFLFGCSRSSSWSAADRAKPDQPVQYLILPHLMQSVSPAFALPLCSFKVERNKESTARVAIWRQLGVSKSYTMESSFCGCDQGVLAGLHLDTNHLKAIGQDFCQALAMMKDADEDWNVDKYIEESCCQRKCIQRKMRRKPKCIQDKLAIHHISGIP